A window of the Kosakonia sp. BYX6 genome harbors these coding sequences:
- a CDS encoding YcgL domain-containing protein translates to MFCVIYRSTRREQTYLYVEKRDDFSRVPETLMQSFGQPQLAMLLLLDGSKKLAGADLDKVKESLTSQGYYLQLPPPAENLLKQHLAASGKE, encoded by the coding sequence ATGTTTTGTGTGATCTATCGAAGTACCCGACGTGAGCAGACTTATCTGTATGTCGAAAAAAGAGACGATTTCTCCCGCGTGCCGGAAACATTAATGCAGAGTTTCGGCCAGCCGCAGTTGGCAATGTTATTGCTACTCGACGGAAGCAAGAAATTGGCAGGCGCGGATCTGGATAAAGTAAAAGAATCCCTCACCTCGCAGGGTTATTATTTACAGCTCCCTCCGCCCGCAGAAAATTTATTGAAACAACACCTTGCCGCGAGTGGCAAAGAATAA
- a CDS encoding fumarylacetoacetate hydrolase family protein codes for MYQHHNWQGALLDFPVSKVVCVGSNYAKHIKEMGSATPEEPVLFIKPETALCDIRQPLALPQEFGSVHHEVELAVLIGATLRQATEEHVRKAIAGYGVALDLTLRDLQSKMKKAGQPWEKAKGFDNSCPVSGFIPAAEFTSDPQNTSLGLKINGDVRQQGTTADMIHKIVPLIAYMSRFFTLKAGDVILTGTPDGVGPLNSGDELDVSFNGLSLTTRVL; via the coding sequence ATGTATCAACATCATAACTGGCAGGGCGCTCTGCTGGATTTCCCGGTGAGTAAAGTGGTTTGCGTTGGCAGCAACTATGCAAAACATATTAAAGAAATGGGGAGCGCTACCCCGGAAGAACCGGTGTTGTTTATCAAACCCGAAACCGCGCTTTGCGATATCCGCCAACCGCTGGCACTGCCGCAGGAATTTGGTTCGGTCCATCATGAAGTGGAACTGGCGGTACTGATTGGCGCGACGCTGCGCCAGGCCACCGAAGAACATGTCCGTAAAGCGATCGCCGGTTATGGCGTGGCGCTGGATCTCACCTTGCGCGATCTGCAAAGCAAAATGAAGAAAGCGGGGCAGCCGTGGGAGAAAGCGAAAGGGTTCGATAACTCTTGCCCGGTTTCAGGTTTTATCCCGGCGGCGGAATTCACCAGCGATCCGCAAAATACGTCGCTCGGCCTGAAAATCAACGGTGACGTTCGCCAGCAGGGCACTACCGCTGACATGATCCATAAAATTGTGCCGCTGATTGCCTATATGAGCCGTTTCTTCACCCTGAAAGCTGGGGATGTGATTCTGACCGGGACACCGGACGGTGTCGGCCCGCTGAACAGCGGTGATGAACTGGACGTTAGCTTTAACGGCCTTTCATTGACTACCCGCGTACTTTGA
- the minD gene encoding septum site-determining protein MinD — translation MARIIVVTSGKGGVGKTTSSAAIATGLAQKGKKTVVIDFDIGLRNLDLIMGCERRVVYDFVNVIQGDATLNQALIKDKRTENLYILPASQTRDKDALTREGVDKVLEDLKKMDFDFIVCDSPAGIETGALMALYFADEAIITTNPEVSSVRDSDRILGILASKSRRAENGDEPIKEHLLLTRYNPGRVSRGDMLSMEDVLEILRIKLVGVIPEDQSVLRASNQGEPVILDTDADAGKAYADAVDRLLGEERPFRFIEEEKKGFLKRLFGG, via the coding sequence ATGGCACGCATTATTGTTGTTACTTCGGGTAAAGGGGGCGTTGGCAAGACCACCTCCAGCGCGGCCATCGCTACTGGTTTAGCCCAAAAGGGCAAGAAGACGGTCGTTATCGACTTCGATATTGGTCTGCGTAACCTTGACCTGATCATGGGTTGTGAGCGCCGCGTAGTTTACGATTTCGTTAACGTCATCCAGGGCGACGCCACCTTGAACCAGGCGTTGATCAAAGATAAACGTACTGAAAATCTCTACATTCTCCCGGCATCGCAGACGCGCGATAAAGACGCCCTCACCCGTGAAGGTGTCGATAAAGTGCTCGAAGATCTGAAAAAGATGGACTTCGATTTTATCGTCTGTGACTCCCCGGCTGGCATCGAAACAGGCGCGCTGATGGCGCTCTACTTCGCTGACGAAGCCATTATCACCACCAACCCGGAAGTGTCGTCCGTGCGTGACTCTGACCGCATCCTCGGCATTCTGGCTTCCAAGTCACGTCGTGCGGAAAACGGTGATGAGCCGATTAAAGAGCACCTGCTGCTGACGCGCTACAACCCAGGCCGCGTTAGCCGTGGTGACATGCTGAGTATGGAAGATGTGCTGGAAATCCTGCGCATCAAACTGGTTGGCGTGATTCCGGAAGATCAATCCGTGTTGCGCGCGTCAAACCAGGGTGAACCGGTTATTCTGGATACCGATGCTGACGCCGGCAAAGCTTATGCCGATGCCGTTGACCGTCTGCTGGGAGAAGAACGTCCTTTCCGCTTCATTGAAGAAGAGAAGAAAGGTTTCCTCAAACGCCTGTTCGGAGGATAA
- the minC gene encoding septum site-determining protein MinC — protein sequence MSNTPIELKGSSFTLSVVHLHDAKPEVIRQALEDKIAQAPAFLQHAPVVVNVSALEGPVNWPRLQQSIAATGLRVVGISGCKNLELKAEIERAGFPLLTEGKEKAPRKAAASEPVSVATPVTKTRLIDAPVRSGQRIYAPNCDLIVTSHVSAGAELIADGNIHVYGMMRGRALAGASGDKDAQIFCTHLTPELVSIAGEYWLSDQIPAEFYGKAARLQLAGNALTVQPLN from the coding sequence ATGTCAAATACGCCCATCGAGCTAAAAGGCAGTAGTTTTACCTTATCCGTGGTTCATTTGCATGATGCAAAACCCGAGGTTATTCGTCAGGCGTTAGAAGACAAAATCGCTCAGGCTCCTGCATTTCTGCAGCATGCTCCCGTTGTTGTGAATGTCTCCGCGCTGGAAGGCCCGGTCAACTGGCCCCGGCTTCAGCAGAGCATTGCCGCAACCGGCTTGCGCGTTGTCGGTATCAGCGGTTGTAAGAACCTTGAACTGAAAGCGGAAATCGAACGCGCCGGGTTTCCCTTATTGACTGAAGGCAAAGAGAAAGCGCCGCGCAAAGCTGCGGCTTCTGAACCTGTGTCAGTTGCTACCCCGGTCACAAAAACACGGTTGATTGATGCCCCGGTTCGTTCCGGTCAACGCATTTATGCACCAAACTGTGATCTCATTGTTACCAGTCATGTTAGCGCAGGCGCGGAATTAATTGCCGATGGCAACATCCACGTTTACGGCATGATGCGCGGCCGGGCACTGGCAGGCGCAAGCGGTGATAAAGACGCACAAATATTTTGCACACATCTCACGCCGGAGCTGGTCTCCATTGCGGGGGAATACTGGCTGAGCGACCAAATCCCAGCCGAATTTTATGGCAAAGCGGCGCGCCTGCAATTGGCAGGTAACGCTTTGACAGTTCAACCCTTAAATTAA
- a CDS encoding YcgN family cysteine cluster protein translates to MSDTPFWQSKTLDQMTDAEWESLCDGCGQCCLHKLMDEDSDEIYFTNVACRQLNIKTCQCRNYEHRFEYEPDCIKLTRENLPTFEWLPPSCAYRLLAEGKALPIWHPLRTGSKAAMHAERISVRHIAVKESEVSDWQDHILNKPEWAD, encoded by the coding sequence ATGAGCGACACTCCTTTCTGGCAAAGCAAAACTCTCGACCAAATGACGGACGCGGAGTGGGAGTCGCTGTGTGACGGCTGCGGGCAATGCTGTCTGCATAAGTTAATGGATGAAGACAGTGACGAAATCTATTTCACCAATGTCGCCTGTCGCCAGTTGAACATCAAAACCTGTCAGTGCCGTAACTACGAACACCGCTTCGAGTATGAGCCGGACTGCATCAAGCTCACCCGCGAAAATTTACCCACCTTTGAATGGCTGCCGCCAAGCTGCGCTTACCGCTTGCTGGCGGAAGGTAAAGCGTTGCCGATTTGGCACCCGTTACGCACCGGATCAAAAGCGGCAATGCACGCCGAACGCATTTCTGTACGTCATATTGCGGTAAAAGAATCGGAAGTGAGCGATTGGCAAGACCATATCCTCAACAAACCCGAATGGGCGGATTGA